Proteins co-encoded in one Vicinamibacterales bacterium genomic window:
- a CDS encoding energy transducer TonB, with protein sequence MFLHLALLGILVYAALDASRLAATAVDASIPARIVYRVAAGSRVGGDGDPTPTMPRRAPLRRATPIALVPPPTLTPTDPPPVAPVPAIVEESVAVLPGAPTPIDGAAPGKGAGPDGRGGRGDGIGPGDGPGAGDVFTPGVGGVSDPILVREVRPNYTVDAMRAKIQGVVIMDIVVRADGTVEASRIRITRSLDPGLDREAIAAVRQWRFRPSRLLAQPVASRVIVELAFTLR encoded by the coding sequence GTGTTCCTGCACCTCGCGCTGCTGGGGATCCTGGTTTACGCCGCGCTGGACGCGTCGCGCCTCGCGGCGACCGCCGTCGACGCGTCGATACCGGCGCGCATCGTCTATAGAGTGGCCGCCGGCTCACGTGTCGGCGGCGACGGGGATCCGACCCCGACGATGCCCCGGCGCGCGCCGCTGCGTAGAGCGACGCCGATCGCTTTGGTGCCGCCGCCCACACTCACGCCCACCGATCCGCCGCCGGTCGCGCCGGTGCCGGCCATCGTCGAAGAGAGCGTCGCTGTGCTGCCCGGCGCGCCGACGCCGATCGACGGCGCGGCGCCCGGCAAGGGTGCCGGCCCGGATGGCCGCGGCGGCCGCGGCGACGGCATCGGGCCCGGCGACGGACCTGGCGCCGGCGACGTGTTCACGCCGGGCGTCGGAGGAGTGAGCGATCCGATCCTGGTGCGCGAAGTGCGGCCCAACTACACCGTCGATGCGATGCGCGCCAAGATTCAGGGGGTAGTCATCATGGACATCGTGGTCCGCGCCGACGGCACCGTCGAGGCGAGCCGCATCCGCATCACCCGGTCGCTCGATCCCGGTCTCGACCGCGAGGCGATCGCCGCCGTGCGTCAGTGGCGGTTCCGGCCAAGCCGCCTGCTCGCGCAACCGGTCGCGTCGCGGGTGATCGTCGAGCTTGCCTTCACGCTTCGCTAG
- a CDS encoding antibiotic biosynthesis monooxygenase, whose product MLVVLFRSRLVPEPDGYAEMAQEMFETARSMPGFVDVKAFTAADGERLTLVWWQDEETLRAWRLHARHLVAQKTGRERWYQHYTLEVAEIVRSKQFSRPA is encoded by the coding sequence ATGCTGGTCGTCCTCTTTCGATCCAGGCTCGTGCCGGAGCCAGATGGCTACGCCGAAATGGCGCAGGAGATGTTCGAGACGGCGCGATCGATGCCCGGCTTCGTCGACGTGAAGGCGTTCACCGCGGCCGACGGCGAGCGGTTGACGCTCGTCTGGTGGCAGGACGAGGAGACGCTGCGCGCCTGGCGGCTGCACGCGCGACATCTCGTCGCGCAGAAGACCGGACGCGAGCGCTGGTACCAGCACTACACGCTCGAAGTCGCCGAGATCGTCCGCAGCAAGCAGTTTTCGCGGCCCGCCTGA
- a CDS encoding enolase C-terminal domain-like protein: MDRRTFLKTGGAASALGLAPRLPARSTTNPPTAKITRVRIYRPPGFNPLFNQSNMLVTVETDAGLTGIGEGGSKDTLEQVAGTLIGQNPFNTESIWQEAYIAWFYPPGREKAHALGALDLALWDIKGKALGVPVHQLLGGPARNYCECYATGGAVPPDTPSGARLSLKERARATMEAGYRAFRMTPVDVPPGDVYDTRAFVQRAAQECRDVRDGVGPDGNWCIDFHQRFELNDALRLCKAIEAYDPFFVEDPVRDEHALQDIPKLRQQTTVPLTHGEEWGLRWDFNRLVENHDVDFVRCTLPNVGGITELMKIASLCETHAVGIVPHFTGPVATAALVNCLSTFSGPVLLEYNYGGRPIDYLPECLDFKNGKAYFNQRPGLGVTVDLERLTLVGEVTEPGRKNLYRRPDGSLTHW, translated from the coding sequence ATGGACCGGCGCACGTTCCTCAAGACCGGCGGTGCGGCGTCTGCGCTTGGCCTCGCGCCGCGGCTGCCGGCTCGATCGACGACCAACCCGCCGACGGCGAAGATCACGCGCGTCCGGATCTACCGCCCGCCCGGCTTCAATCCACTCTTCAATCAGAGCAACATGCTCGTCACCGTCGAAACCGACGCCGGTCTCACCGGGATCGGCGAAGGCGGATCGAAGGATACGCTCGAGCAGGTCGCCGGCACGCTGATCGGCCAGAATCCCTTCAACACCGAGTCGATCTGGCAGGAAGCCTACATCGCCTGGTTCTATCCGCCAGGCCGCGAGAAGGCGCACGCGCTCGGCGCCCTCGATCTGGCGCTCTGGGACATCAAGGGCAAGGCGCTGGGAGTACCGGTGCATCAACTGCTCGGCGGACCGGCGCGCAACTACTGCGAGTGCTACGCGACAGGCGGCGCCGTGCCGCCGGACACACCATCCGGCGCGCGTCTGAGTCTCAAGGAGCGCGCGCGCGCGACGATGGAAGCCGGCTATCGCGCGTTCCGGATGACGCCGGTCGACGTCCCCCCCGGCGACGTCTACGACACGCGCGCGTTCGTGCAGCGCGCCGCGCAGGAATGCCGTGACGTGCGCGACGGCGTCGGACCGGACGGCAACTGGTGCATCGACTTCCACCAGCGCTTCGAGCTGAACGACGCCCTCCGTCTCTGCAAGGCAATCGAGGCCTACGACCCCTTCTTCGTCGAGGACCCGGTGCGCGACGAGCACGCGCTCCAGGACATCCCCAAGCTTCGGCAGCAGACGACGGTGCCGCTCACGCACGGCGAGGAGTGGGGCCTGCGCTGGGACTTCAACCGGCTGGTCGAGAACCACGACGTCGACTTCGTCCGCTGCACGCTGCCCAACGTGGGCGGCATCACCGAGCTGATGAAGATCGCCTCGCTCTGCGAAACGCACGCCGTCGGGATCGTCCCGCACTTCACCGGCCCGGTGGCGACGGCGGCGCTGGTCAACTGCCTGTCGACATTCTCAGGTCCGGTCCTCCTCGAATACAACTACGGCGGCCGCCCGATCGACTATCTGCCGGAGTGCCTCGATTTCAAGAACGGCAAGGCCTACTTCAACCAGCGGCCCGGCCTCGGCGTGACGGTCGATCTCGAGCGCCTGACGCTCGTCGGCGAAGTGACTGAGCCCGGGCGCAAGAATCTCTACCGGCGGCCTGACGGATCTCTCACCCACTGGTAG
- a CDS encoding uroporphyrinogen decarboxylase family protein gives MTPEQWDIFKRAARREKLDKVPMALIVDSPWIPGYLGIKHMDYYLDPRLWFDANLKIMREFPDVIMVPSWWMEYGMAAEPSVLGAKIKFWQDNTPSEYHTLYRLEDIDEFPEYEVEADAFAAMTLHRIGMHRQEILDHGYILPMVTSRGPLCTAGFVRSTTNLMVELVENPDGCHKLIDLCTRVIIDWLKAQHKVMGDTVEGIFILDDIVGFINEDHYMEFAHPYLKRICDAFPKDWVKLYHNDAEVDACLNHLPDAGFNVLNWGKQKDIREVKQRVGDRMCLMGNVNPLEIAVRGTPEEVRDATLDVLEGSGGEGIILSVGGGVSPGMPRENILAMLAALAEFNTSRV, from the coding sequence ATGACACCGGAGCAGTGGGACATCTTCAAGCGGGCGGCCCGGCGCGAAAAGCTCGACAAGGTGCCGATGGCCCTCATCGTCGACAGCCCGTGGATTCCGGGATACCTCGGAATCAAGCACATGGACTACTACCTCGACCCGCGCCTGTGGTTCGACGCGAACCTCAAGATCATGCGCGAGTTCCCGGACGTGATCATGGTGCCCTCCTGGTGGATGGAGTACGGCATGGCCGCCGAGCCGTCGGTGCTCGGCGCGAAGATCAAGTTCTGGCAGGACAACACGCCGAGTGAGTACCACACGCTCTACCGGCTGGAAGACATCGACGAATTCCCCGAGTACGAAGTCGAGGCGGACGCCTTCGCCGCCATGACCCTGCACCGCATCGGCATGCACCGGCAGGAGATCCTCGACCACGGCTACATCCTGCCGATGGTCACCTCGCGCGGGCCGCTGTGCACGGCCGGCTTCGTCCGCAGCACGACGAACCTGATGGTGGAGCTCGTCGAGAACCCGGACGGCTGCCACAAGCTGATCGACCTCTGCACGCGCGTCATCATCGACTGGCTCAAGGCGCAGCACAAGGTGATGGGCGACACCGTCGAAGGCATCTTCATCCTCGACGACATCGTCGGCTTCATCAACGAAGATCACTACATGGAGTTCGCGCATCCGTATCTGAAGCGGATCTGCGATGCGTTCCCGAAGGACTGGGTGAAGCTCTATCACAACGACGCCGAAGTCGACGCCTGCCTGAACCATCTGCCCGACGCCGGCTTCAACGTGCTCAACTGGGGCAAGCAGAAGGACATCCGCGAAGTGAAGCAGCGCGTCGGCGATCGGATGTGCCTGATGGGCAACGTCAATCCGCTCGAGATCGCGGTGCGCGGCACGCCCGAGGAAGTCCGCGACGCCACCCTCGACGTGCTCGAGGGATCGGGCGGCGAAGGGATCATCCTTTCGGTGGGCGGCGGCGTGTCCCCCGGCATGCCTCGAGAGAACATCCTCGCGATGCTCGCGGCGCTCGCAGAGTTCAACACGAGCCGGGTGTAG
- a CDS encoding corrinoid protein, which produces MPDYALMNQYLYEGNAKEVEQRTKDALADGRPVNEVLIEGLIAGMSVVGEDFKHNVLYVPEVLIAARAMKAGMAVLKPLLSAKDSAVERLGTLLMGTVRGDLHDIGKNLVCMMAEGAGFEVVDIGVDQSVEKFMAAAEKCQPVIIGMSALLTTTMTYMKTVIDGFETAGKGHIKMAVGGAPISQMFADEIGADGYGQNASAAVDLFLRLARRS; this is translated from the coding sequence ATGCCTGACTACGCGTTGATGAATCAGTACCTCTACGAGGGCAACGCCAAAGAGGTCGAGCAGCGGACGAAGGACGCCCTCGCGGACGGACGTCCGGTGAATGAAGTGCTGATTGAGGGCCTGATCGCCGGGATGAGCGTCGTCGGCGAAGACTTCAAGCACAACGTGCTCTACGTCCCTGAAGTGCTGATCGCCGCCCGCGCGATGAAGGCCGGCATGGCTGTGCTCAAACCGCTCCTGAGCGCGAAGGACAGCGCCGTGGAACGGCTGGGCACGCTGCTGATGGGCACCGTGCGCGGCGATCTCCATGACATCGGCAAAAATCTCGTCTGCATGATGGCCGAGGGCGCCGGCTTCGAAGTCGTCGACATCGGCGTCGATCAGAGCGTCGAGAAGTTCATGGCGGCGGCCGAGAAGTGCCAGCCGGTGATCATCGGTATGAGCGCGCTCCTCACGACGACGATGACCTACATGAAGACGGTCATCGACGGCTTCGAGACGGCGGGCAAGGGGCACATCAAGATGGCGGTGGGCGGCGCGCCGATCAGCCAGATGTTCGCCGACGAGATTGGCGCCGACGGCTACGGTCAGAACGCCTCGGCGGCAGTCGACCTGTTCCTGCGGCTCGCCAGGCGGTCCTGA
- a CDS encoding virulence factor: MATYTILYWQEIPSQLKVEDDLDEVTLPLDPRFMERIDQLAAQRGLQGTDDYLAQWRWSDPQERAGTAEEVAQAVKQELEAEESV; encoded by the coding sequence GTGGCCACCTACACGATCCTCTACTGGCAGGAAATCCCGTCGCAGCTCAAGGTCGAGGACGATCTCGACGAGGTGACGCTGCCGCTCGATCCGCGCTTCATGGAGCGGATCGATCAGCTCGCCGCGCAGCGCGGGCTGCAGGGCACCGACGACTACCTCGCGCAGTGGCGCTGGAGCGATCCTCAGGAGCGCGCGGGTACGGCCGAGGAGGTCGCGCAGGCCGTCAAGCAGGAGCTCGAAGCCGAAGAGAGTGTCTAG
- a CDS encoding ASKHA domain-containing protein has translation MPVTLTVNGHRIETPVGVSIFTAAEQAGVRIPTSCVTQGKCKECVVEITHGMERLSPPTECERHLDARARFRLSCQCCIAVDGGSVECHTMRRGQMRIERKALDLPASHQTTALDPAVVRDGGRVVDASTGGEIARAAGPIHGLAIDLGTTTVVVRLIDLESGEQVADTSFENPQRFGGSDVMSRIHYDTEHPGRLLMRTLAGYLSHAIADLPVNPLTIYEVVLAGNSTMRDLFFRQSVYTIGQNPYRSITEIDLAEGRRTTTSLTTTGRRSLLPIHPNARVYGLPIISGHVGADAAACLLAADLAHEDRLVAIMDIGTNTELLLGNRHRILAASCPAGPAFEGGAISCGMPGLDGAIEDVAIDEDGAFRLGVIGGGPPEGICGSGLVDLLSELLRTGRMNTMGRFEDGVERVTLDAGRNVFLLEQDVNELAQAKGANIAGLQVVFSQYGIQFDDVAVFYLAGGFGRHLKKAASRRIGLIPDIADAKIAQVGNASLEGATIALVSRTRRQELEALVKRVEHCRLETHPSFFDFFVDGCQFAPAGHRVTG, from the coding sequence ATGCCGGTCACGCTCACGGTTAACGGTCACCGCATCGAGACACCGGTGGGCGTGTCGATCTTCACCGCCGCCGAACAGGCCGGCGTCCGCATCCCGACCTCTTGCGTCACTCAGGGCAAATGCAAGGAATGCGTCGTCGAAATCACACACGGGATGGAGCGGCTGTCGCCGCCGACCGAGTGCGAGCGGCATCTCGACGCCCGCGCCAGGTTCCGGCTGTCGTGCCAGTGCTGCATTGCCGTGGACGGCGGCAGTGTGGAGTGCCACACGATGCGCCGCGGCCAGATGCGCATCGAGCGGAAGGCGCTCGACCTCCCGGCCAGCCACCAGACGACGGCGCTCGATCCCGCCGTCGTACGCGACGGCGGGCGTGTCGTCGACGCCTCGACCGGTGGCGAGATCGCCCGCGCGGCCGGCCCCATCCACGGCCTTGCGATCGATCTCGGCACCACCACGGTGGTGGTGCGGCTGATCGATCTCGAGAGCGGTGAGCAGGTCGCCGACACCTCGTTCGAGAACCCGCAGCGCTTCGGCGGGTCGGACGTCATGTCGCGGATCCACTACGACACCGAGCATCCGGGCCGGCTGCTGATGCGGACGCTGGCCGGTTATCTGAGCCATGCGATTGCCGACTTGCCGGTCAACCCGCTGACCATCTACGAGGTCGTGCTGGCCGGCAACTCGACGATGCGCGATCTGTTCTTCCGGCAGAGCGTCTACACCATCGGCCAGAACCCCTATCGATCGATCACCGAGATCGATTTGGCCGAGGGGCGGCGCACCACGACCAGTCTGACGACGACCGGCAGGCGCAGCCTGCTGCCGATCCACCCGAACGCGCGCGTCTACGGCCTGCCGATCATCAGCGGCCACGTCGGCGCCGACGCCGCCGCGTGTCTGTTGGCCGCCGATCTCGCGCACGAGGATCGCCTCGTCGCCATCATGGACATCGGCACCAACACGGAACTGCTCCTCGGCAATCGTCACCGCATTCTTGCGGCGTCGTGTCCGGCGGGGCCCGCCTTCGAAGGGGGCGCGATCTCGTGCGGCATGCCGGGCCTGGACGGGGCGATTGAAGACGTTGCGATCGACGAGGACGGGGCATTCCGGCTGGGCGTCATCGGCGGAGGTCCACCGGAGGGCATCTGCGGTTCGGGATTGGTCGATCTGCTGAGCGAACTGCTCAGGACCGGCCGCATGAACACGATGGGCCGCTTCGAGGATGGTGTGGAGCGGGTCACGCTCGACGCCGGCCGCAACGTCTTCCTGCTCGAGCAGGACGTGAACGAGCTGGCGCAGGCGAAGGGGGCCAACATCGCCGGCCTGCAGGTCGTGTTCAGCCAATACGGCATCCAGTTCGACGACGTGGCCGTGTTCTATCTGGCTGGCGGCTTCGGGCGCCATCTGAAGAAGGCCGCGTCCAGGCGCATCGGGCTCATTCCCGATATCGCCGACGCGAAGATCGCGCAGGTGGGCAACGCGTCGCTCGAGGGGGCGACGATCGCGCTCGTGTCGCGCACACGGCGTCAGGAGCTCGAAGCGCTGGTCAAGCGCGTGGAGCACTGCCGCCTCGAGACGCATCCGTCGTTTTTCGATTTCTTCGTGGACGGCTGCCAGTTCGCCCCTGCGGGCCATCGGGTGACCGGGTGA
- a CDS encoding homocysteine S-methyltransferase family protein — MKKKLLEAIKERPLLGDGAMGTQLMFAGLEQGRSGEAWNLTHPDRVLAIQRRYVDAGSECLLTNTFGGSRIMLNRHGIADDVRAVNAAAVAIAREAFAGRDGYVIGDIGPFGGLMEPYGDFTETQVREAFREQATALVEAGADAVIIETQTSLEELRLGLMAAREAGAACVIGSMAYDVTLDGSTFRTMMGIDPERAAEDMQQHGADIVALNCGTGMDMERARQAVLRYLKVTGLPIMAQPNAGQPKLVDMKVVYDETPSQMVAGVVPLLQAGASIIGGCCGSTPDHIRAFREAMDQFRTTKAH, encoded by the coding sequence GTGAAGAAGAAGCTGCTCGAGGCAATCAAGGAACGGCCGCTGCTCGGGGACGGCGCGATGGGCACCCAGTTGATGTTCGCCGGGCTCGAGCAGGGGCGCTCGGGCGAAGCGTGGAACCTGACGCATCCCGACCGTGTGCTGGCGATTCAGCGTCGATACGTCGACGCCGGATCCGAGTGCCTCCTCACCAATACGTTCGGCGGCAGCCGCATCATGCTCAACCGACACGGCATCGCCGACGATGTCAGGGCGGTCAACGCCGCCGCCGTCGCGATCGCGCGCGAGGCGTTCGCCGGCCGCGACGGCTATGTCATCGGCGACATCGGCCCGTTCGGCGGCCTGATGGAGCCGTATGGCGACTTCACCGAGACACAGGTGCGCGAGGCGTTCCGCGAGCAGGCGACAGCGCTCGTCGAGGCCGGCGCCGACGCCGTCATCATCGAGACACAAACCTCGCTCGAGGAATTGCGCCTCGGCCTGATGGCCGCGCGTGAAGCCGGCGCCGCGTGCGTCATCGGGTCGATGGCCTACGACGTCACGCTCGACGGCTCGACGTTCCGGACGATGATGGGCATCGATCCCGAGCGCGCCGCGGAAGACATGCAGCAGCACGGCGCCGACATCGTGGCGCTCAACTGCGGCACCGGGATGGACATGGAACGCGCCCGCCAGGCGGTCCTGCGCTATCTCAAGGTCACCGGTCTGCCGATCATGGCGCAGCCCAACGCCGGGCAGCCCAAGCTCGTGGACATGAAAGTCGTCTACGATGAGACGCCGTCGCAGATGGTGGCGGGGGTCGTGCCTCTGCTCCAGGCCGGCGCCAGCATCATCGGCGGCTGCTGCGGCAGCACACCCGATCACATTCGCGCCTTCCGCGAGGCGATGGATCAGTTCCGGACGACGAAGGCCCACTGA
- a CDS encoding protein kinase, producing MTLSGGTRLGPYEITGALGAGGMGEVYRARDTHLDRDVALKVLPPELERDRAALTRLAREARLLASLDHPNVGAIYGWEESSGIHAIVLELVEGPTLCDRIAAGPLGLDEALTIARQIADALDAAHERGIIHRDLKPANIKIRPDGRVKVLDFGLAKALTPDAPAHEAATATGATEAGLIVGTPAYMSPEQARGEPVTRSADVWAFGVVIFEMLTGRRPFAGASTHDTLAGILRETPDWEALPRKTPPPLLRLLQRCLEKDPRTRLRDIGDARLDIEEARGSLSGASSGARRAAAEVAGDRRRPRAWGLAAGALVLVFVAAAVTGAYLLGRSRPTTASTEARLALVPPRGQQFASSAAVSPDGRSIAFVAQHGDGTERMLWLRQLSSPEARELPGTNDADNPFWSPDGTTIAFFAKGEGKLMRLRAIGDDPPVVICDAPSARGGTWLDDGTIVFNMVSTGPLYRVAAIGGTPTALTTLQNEQGHRWPSWIRGGYLLYFVWSTGASGLRLVSLEAPDKPLAFYPGRYGGEYANGFLLSTRDDHWLRAQRMQLPSGTLTGDEIAIARSRSGDRLGRDAWSSSPSGVVANFGPIEQMAQFNAVSRDGRVVGTIGEPANGQSGVELAPDGRQFLTRRGENRPWLWAIDAATGAATVVTKLAGTHNLRSPDAATAAFLHQEPPPSATQFAIMTVPASGAAEAAVLLSRPTALVKPVAWTPDGKTFLFVQTGDALFDIWSMPVGDASKATPLLQNRANNPEGRLSPDGHWLAYSSDRSGALEVYVQHFPEPGPPMRVSQHGGRFRRWRADGREIYYAAGATLMSASVTPGSTPAFGTPEIRFEMKLVTDPNPIIYGTYEYDVSRDGTKFIVNRVVGESVPTLDVITNWNGRQ from the coding sequence ATGACGCTCAGCGGCGGAACCCGATTGGGTCCGTACGAGATTACCGGTGCGCTCGGCGCAGGCGGCATGGGCGAGGTCTATCGCGCCCGCGACACGCACCTGGACCGCGATGTCGCGCTGAAGGTACTCCCGCCGGAGCTCGAACGCGACCGCGCGGCGCTCACGCGGCTGGCGCGCGAGGCACGGCTGCTCGCCTCGCTCGACCACCCCAACGTCGGCGCGATTTACGGATGGGAAGAATCGAGCGGCATCCACGCGATCGTCCTCGAGCTGGTCGAAGGGCCAACGCTGTGCGACCGCATCGCTGCCGGACCGCTCGGTCTCGACGAGGCGCTCACGATCGCGCGCCAGATCGCCGACGCGCTCGACGCGGCGCACGAGCGCGGCATCATCCACCGCGATCTGAAGCCGGCCAACATCAAGATTCGGCCCGACGGACGCGTCAAGGTACTCGACTTCGGTCTCGCCAAGGCCCTGACGCCCGACGCGCCCGCCCATGAGGCGGCGACCGCCACAGGCGCAACCGAAGCGGGCCTGATCGTCGGCACGCCGGCCTACATGAGTCCGGAACAGGCGCGCGGCGAGCCCGTCACGCGCAGCGCCGATGTGTGGGCCTTCGGCGTCGTGATCTTCGAGATGCTGACCGGCCGCCGGCCGTTCGCCGGCGCGTCAACCCATGACACGCTCGCCGGCATTCTGCGCGAGACGCCCGACTGGGAGGCGCTGCCGCGCAAGACGCCGCCGCCACTGCTTCGGCTCCTGCAGCGCTGCCTCGAGAAGGATCCGCGCACGCGGCTGCGCGACATCGGCGATGCGCGGCTCGACATCGAAGAAGCGCGCGGCTCGCTGTCGGGGGCGTCGTCGGGCGCACGGCGCGCGGCAGCCGAAGTGGCCGGCGATCGCCGCCGGCCGCGGGCGTGGGGGCTGGCCGCCGGCGCGCTCGTACTCGTATTCGTCGCCGCCGCGGTGACCGGCGCGTATCTCCTGGGCCGATCGCGCCCCACGACGGCGTCCACGGAGGCGCGGCTCGCGCTCGTCCCGCCCAGAGGCCAGCAGTTCGCGAGCTCCGCCGCGGTGTCCCCCGACGGCCGGTCGATCGCGTTCGTCGCCCAGCACGGCGACGGCACGGAGCGGATGTTGTGGCTGCGCCAGCTCTCGTCGCCAGAGGCTCGAGAGCTGCCAGGCACCAACGACGCGGACAACCCGTTCTGGTCCCCCGACGGCACCACGATCGCGTTCTTCGCGAAGGGTGAGGGAAAACTCATGCGGCTCCGCGCCATCGGCGACGACCCGCCTGTCGTCATCTGCGACGCGCCGTCGGCGCGCGGCGGCACGTGGCTTGACGACGGCACGATCGTCTTCAACATGGTCTCGACCGGGCCGCTCTATCGCGTCGCCGCGATCGGCGGCACGCCGACGGCCCTAACGACGCTGCAGAACGAACAGGGACATCGTTGGCCCTCGTGGATTCGCGGCGGCTACCTCCTGTACTTCGTCTGGTCGACCGGCGCCAGCGGACTGCGGCTGGTGTCGCTCGAGGCGCCCGACAAACCACTCGCCTTCTATCCCGGCCGCTACGGCGGCGAATACGCGAACGGCTTCCTGCTTTCGACCCGCGACGACCACTGGCTTCGGGCCCAGCGAATGCAGTTGCCCAGTGGCACGCTCACCGGCGACGAAATCGCGATCGCCCGATCGCGATCCGGCGACCGCCTCGGACGGGACGCCTGGTCTTCATCCCCGTCTGGCGTCGTCGCTAATTTCGGTCCCATCGAGCAGATGGCGCAATTCAACGCGGTCAGCCGCGACGGCCGCGTCGTCGGCACGATCGGTGAGCCTGCCAACGGTCAGTCCGGCGTCGAGCTTGCGCCCGACGGACGGCAGTTCCTCACCCGGCGCGGCGAGAACAGGCCGTGGCTGTGGGCCATTGACGCGGCGACCGGCGCGGCGACCGTCGTGACCAAGCTGGCCGGCACCCACAATCTCCGGTCGCCCGATGCGGCAACGGCGGCATTCCTTCACCAGGAGCCGCCGCCGTCAGCCACCCAGTTTGCGATCATGACCGTCCCGGCGAGCGGCGCCGCCGAAGCGGCGGTGCTGTTGTCGAGGCCGACGGCGCTCGTCAAGCCCGTCGCGTGGACGCCCGACGGCAAGACCTTCCTCTTCGTGCAAACAGGCGACGCCCTGTTCGACATCTGGAGCATGCCCGTGGGTGACGCCTCGAAGGCGACGCCATTGCTGCAGAACCGGGCCAACAATCCCGAGGGACGGCTCTCGCCCGATGGCCATTGGCTCGCCTACTCGAGCGATCGGTCGGGCGCCTTGGAGGTGTACGTCCAGCACTTTCCCGAACCCGGCCCGCCGATGCGCGTCTCGCAGCACGGCGGCCGATTTCGACGCTGGCGCGCCGACGGAAGGGAGATCTACTATGCCGCCGGGGCAACGCTGATGTCGGCGAGCGTGACGCCGGGCAGCACGCCGGCCTTCGGCACGCCGGAAATCCGCTTCGAGATGAAGCTCGTCACCGATCCCAATCCCATCATCTACGGCACGTACGAGTACGACGTCAGCAGGGACGGGACGAAGTTCATCGTCAACCGCGTCGTCGGCGAGAGCGTTCCCACGCTCGACGTGATCACGAACTGGAACGGCCGTCAGTAG
- a CDS encoding SDR family oxidoreductase: MYDGTLVSTNLFSLQGRVAVVVGGTSGIGRVLALGLADAGADVIATARRAQLVEDVATEIERKGRRTLRIATDVLDRRSLTETCGTVLHAFGKIDVVIYCAGVSKRVPTIEMSDEDWQRIIDTNLTGALHTYQVFAKPMLARGSGRLIGIASLSSFVGLHEVSAYTASKAGIAGLTRALAVEWAPHGLTVNAIAPGVFRTELNARFLDGPRGQEFLLRTPMKRYGQLEELVGAAVYLASDASTFVTGQILAVDGGFLASGVNQ; this comes from the coding sequence GTGTACGATGGCACCCTCGTGTCGACCAACCTTTTCAGCCTGCAGGGACGTGTCGCGGTGGTCGTCGGTGGCACGAGCGGCATTGGACGAGTCCTCGCCCTTGGACTGGCGGACGCCGGCGCCGACGTCATCGCGACGGCGCGGCGGGCCCAGCTCGTGGAAGACGTCGCCACGGAGATCGAGCGCAAGGGGCGGCGCACGCTGCGCATCGCCACCGACGTGCTCGACCGGCGCTCGCTGACCGAGACGTGCGGCACGGTACTGCACGCCTTCGGGAAGATCGACGTCGTCATCTACTGCGCCGGCGTCAGCAAGCGCGTGCCCACCATCGAGATGAGCGACGAGGACTGGCAGCGCATCATCGACACCAACCTGACCGGTGCCCTGCACACGTACCAGGTCTTTGCCAAACCGATGCTGGCCCGCGGATCCGGGCGGTTGATCGGCATCGCCTCCCTGTCGTCGTTCGTCGGCCTTCACGAGGTCAGCGCCTACACGGCATCGAAGGCGGGGATCGCCGGTCTGACGCGCGCCTTGGCGGTCGAGTGGGCGCCGCACGGGCTGACGGTGAATGCGATCGCGCCGGGGGTGTTCCGCACCGAGCTGAATGCAAGATTCCTCGACGGGCCGCGCGGACAGGAGTTCCTCCTGCGGACGCCGATGAAACGCTACGGCCAGCTCGAGGAGCTCGTCGGCGCAGCCGTCTACCTCGCGTCCGACGCGTCCACGTTCGTGACCGGACAGATCCTCGCCGTCGACGGCGGTTTCCTCGCCAGCGGCGTCAATCAGTAA